The window CTTTTTCAGCAATTTGTGCAAGAACAAGGGACAGTTTGAAATCTCTGATAACGGACTCTTCAGAAACAACCTTGAGCTCTTTCAGGTTTTCCTGGATTTTTTCCATTGATATCCCTTTGTTCAAAAGATCGATCTGGTAGTTGTGTATTTTTCTGTTTGTCTGATCATTAACCATATCTTTCGGCAGTTCAAAATCTGCCATCTTCAACAGGTGTTCATTGATCTGTTCACGCATGTCCATTTCTGCATAATGTTCTTTTTCAGAGTTAAGCTTTGTTGAAACATATTCCTTTAACTCCTTGAGTGATTCATGGCCTAACTCCTTTGCCATCTGGTCATTGATTTCCGGGACAACCGGCCTTTTTATCTCTTTTACTGATAATACCAATTTGGCGGAACTGTTTCTGTGCTCTTCGACTGGAAAATCATCACCAAGTTCAACGTTAAGAGAACACTCTTTTCCTGACGGCAACCCCAAAAGGCTTGCTTGCAGATCCGGGACATTTATATCTGCTACGCGAGAGCCAGATACATCGATATCCGCATCTTCACTCTTCCAAACTATCTCGTTTTTTACCTTAACGTTACAGTCACAGATAATGTGGTCATTTGCTTCAATCTTGCCGTCTTCAATGACAACGAGCTGTGTTTTTTGTTTGTTGATATTTTCGAGTGTTTTTTCTATATCCTCGTTTGTGACAGCAACGGGTTTCCTCGACAGGTGCAGACCTTTATATTCACCTAATTCGAAAGTCGGCAGAACCTCCAGTGTGATATCAAAAATGAGAGGCTTCCCCAGTTCAAGAGTGATTTCGCTAAGCTCAGGTTCTCCTACAGGAGAAAGCTCGTTTTTCGTAATAACTTCCTGGTAGGTATTGCTAACAATTGATTGTTTTACTTCATCTGAAATTCTTTCGCTATACTTTTTCTCAATAAGCTTCATTGGTACTTTACCTTTTCTGAAACCTGGCAAGTTGACCGTACCGGACAGCTTATTGAGTTGTGTCTGCCACTCTTGTTCAATTTTGTCGCTTGGCACTTCAACCCTTATCAATTTCTTACATGGGGCGATTTCTTCAATTCCGATCTTCATTTGTTGGTATCTCAATCAATACAGAAATATGGTATTTTATTAGGCTTAACACACTCTTCAACACGAAATGGAGCGGGTGATGGGGATCGAACCCACGACATTCACGTTGGCAACGTGACGCTCTACCGCTGAGCTACACCCGCTTAGATGTTCATAATTATAATTGCTAGTATGAGATTTACAACACTTTTTTATTTGGTGCGAGAGGGGGGAGTCGAACCCCCACACCTTGCGGTACTAGATCCTAAGTCTAGCGCGTCTGCCAGTTCCGCCACCCTCGCTTCAAGAAATATCAATTTACATCTCATTACCCCTGGATGTTTGGGGTTGCCGCTTTTTTATAAGAAAAATGCTTAAGGTAGCTTTTACCACCTTTTTATATTTCTTTCAAGTAAGAAATCCTTGACGATTGAAAAAGGCTGGTAAGATCGGTTTTAAAATAACCGTTAATCAGCTTGGTCTGAATTGTGAAGACTGAAACACAACCTTGAAATATGGTCATAGAAAAAAATTGTGTGTAGTTTGTGATTTGAGAGTAAGGTAATTTTGTCATGGTAAAAATACTAAGCATTTTATCAGCTTCTGTTGGGTTCTGGTTCTTCCAGGTTGGGCGACTTGAGTAAGTTCTGGTATACTAAAACCGATTTGGTTTTCGGTTTTACCGGAAACCAAGTCTTGGTGAAGGTATACTCGCTCAATTTAATCTCGGATTTTATCCGAAAACCATTTTGAGATGAGTATAAAATCAGGATCTAATTCAAATGCTCAAGGTCAATTAAATAGTTGTACTTTTTGATAACTATTGGTATGATTCAACTCCTCGCTGATCTCATAAATGGTTTTCCGCCTTTTATAGAAATTTTAATCCAGAGGGAACATTTGTCAGAACAGATCTGTTTCTAATAAAAAAACAGATCTGTTCCTGCATATCGTAATATATTATGGAAAACTTCCCGAAACAGAGAGAGAAGCAGCCTTGGTATAAAAAGGGGCTCAATTTTGAATGTCAGAGATGTGGCAATTGCTGCCGTGGAGAACCGGGTCTGGTCAAGGTTGGGCGGGAAGATATCAAGAAAATCTCGGCCTATCTGAATATCGACCGGGAATCTTTTGCAAAAAAGTATCTCAGAGTTGTTAATGGTGACATCAGCCTGCGGGAATACAGTAACGGTGATTGCTTCATGTATGATAATGGCTGTAAGATCTATACAACCCGCCCATTACAGTGCCGGACCTTTCCCTTCTGGAAGTCACACCTGAAAGAGAAGTCGAAGTGGAAAAAACAGAAACGGACGTGCCCGGGAATGGAAAGGGGCAGGTTTCATACATACGAAGAAATAGAGAGGAATTTAACACCTGAATTGAACGATTTTTAATGGAAAATTTCATACCTGATATCCAGTTCTAAT is drawn from Candidatus Scalindua sp. and contains these coding sequences:
- the tig gene encoding trigger factor, translated to MKIGIEEIAPCKKLIRVEVPSDKIEQEWQTQLNKLSGTVNLPGFRKGKVPMKLIEKKYSERISDEVKQSIVSNTYQEVITKNELSPVGEPELSEITLELGKPLIFDITLEVLPTFELGEYKGLHLSRKPVAVTNEDIEKTLENINKQKTQLVVIEDGKIEANDHIICDCNVKVKNEIVWKSEDADIDVSGSRVADINVPDLQASLLGLPSGKECSLNVELGDDFPVEEHRNSSAKLVLSVKEIKRPVVPEINDQMAKELGHESLKELKEYVSTKLNSEKEHYAEMDMREQINEHLLKMADFELPKDMVNDQTNRKIHNYQIDLLNKGISMEKIQENLKELKVVSEESVIRDFKLSLVLAQIAEKERIYVTEKDLNNKITTLAYMYGTDQSKMRKQLEKMNSISNLRHQLRDTKTIDFLLKHAVIEDNQQENNR
- a CDS encoding YkgJ family cysteine cluster protein — protein: MENFPKQREKQPWYKKGLNFECQRCGNCCRGEPGLVKVGREDIKKISAYLNIDRESFAKKYLRVVNGDISLREYSNGDCFMYDNGCKIYTTRPLQCRTFPFWKSHLKEKSKWKKQKRTCPGMERGRFHTYEEIERNLTPELNDF